A portion of the Staphylococcus felis genome contains these proteins:
- a CDS encoding DNA-directed RNA polymerase subunit beta, whose amino-acid sequence MFNFFSVKVILFFVLCILVVMIGILIGFIINHDNILNAFDLKFWQHLYNLIGGS is encoded by the coding sequence TTGTTCAATTTTTTCAGTGTGAAAGTAATACTTTTCTTTGTGCTCTGTATATTAGTGGTTATGATTGGTATTTTGATTGGATTTATCATTAATCACGATAATATATTGAATGCATTTGATTTAAAGTTTTGGCAACATCTTTATAACTTAATAGGAGGATCATAA
- the murA gene encoding UDP-N-acetylglucosamine 1-carboxyvinyltransferase codes for MDKIVVQGGNQLKGEVKVEGAKNAVLPIITASLLASKQKSVLMNVPALSDVETINNVLCVLNAKIKYNEKEQSVTVDATRDLSEEAPYEYVSKMRASILVMGPLLARLGRAKVALPGGCAIGSRPIEQHLKGFEALGAEIHQEAGFIYAEAPQGLVGNDIHLDFPSVGATQNIIMAASLAKGRTVIENVAREPEIVDLANYINEMGGDIKGAGTDTIIINGVDALTGTEHSIIPDRIEAGTLMIAAAITRGDVFVKGAIKEHMTSLVYKLEEMGVQLEFKDEGIRVTAPEKLNPVDIKTLPHPGFPTDMQSQMMALLLTAEGHKVITETVFENRFMHVGEFNRMNANISVEGRSAKIEGRSQLQGAEVKATDLRAAAALILAGLVAEGETTVTELKHLDRGYVNFHGKLKTLGAHIERMKENEKQRA; via the coding sequence ATGGATAAAATTGTAGTTCAAGGTGGAAACCAACTCAAAGGTGAAGTAAAGGTAGAAGGTGCAAAAAATGCGGTTTTACCAATTATTACAGCGTCTCTATTAGCGAGTAAACAAAAAAGTGTGCTAATGAATGTCCCAGCATTAAGTGACGTTGAAACAATCAATAATGTACTGTGTGTTTTAAATGCGAAAATTAAATATAATGAAAAAGAACAATCAGTCACTGTAGATGCCACTCGTGATTTAAGTGAAGAAGCACCATATGAGTACGTAAGTAAAATGCGTGCAAGTATTCTTGTAATGGGTCCATTACTTGCAAGATTAGGTCGAGCTAAAGTAGCGTTGCCAGGTGGATGTGCTATAGGATCAAGACCGATAGAGCAGCATTTAAAAGGTTTTGAAGCATTAGGTGCTGAAATTCATCAAGAAGCTGGATTCATATACGCGGAAGCTCCTCAAGGATTAGTAGGAAATGATATTCATTTAGATTTTCCAAGTGTAGGTGCGACACAAAATATTATTATGGCGGCATCTTTAGCAAAAGGTAGAACGGTGATTGAAAATGTTGCAAGAGAACCTGAAATTGTAGATTTAGCTAATTATATTAATGAAATGGGTGGCGATATCAAAGGCGCAGGTACCGACACAATTATCATAAATGGTGTAGATGCATTAACAGGTACAGAGCATTCAATCATACCGGACCGTATTGAAGCAGGTACTTTAATGATTGCTGCAGCGATTACAAGAGGTGATGTATTCGTTAAAGGTGCAATTAAAGAACATATGACGAGCCTTGTTTACAAGCTTGAAGAAATGGGCGTTCAACTTGAATTTAAAGATGAAGGTATACGTGTAACAGCACCTGAGAAGCTAAATCCAGTTGATATTAAAACGTTGCCGCACCCTGGTTTTCCTACTGATATGCAGTCACAAATGATGGCGTTATTACTAACAGCAGAAGGCCATAAAGTGATAACAGAAACAGTTTTTGAAAATCGTTTTATGCATGTAGGTGAGTTTAATCGCATGAATGCAAATATCTCAGTTGAAGGTCGAAGTGCCAAAATTGAAGGTCGTAGTCAGTTGCAAGGTGCAGAAGTCAAAGCGACAGATTTAAGAGCTGCCGCAGCATTAATTTTAGCAGGACTTGTAGCAGAAGGTGAAACGACTGTAACTGAACTGAAACACCTAGATCGTGGATATGTTAATTTCCATGGTAAACTAAAAACATTAGGTGCTCATATTGAAAGAATGAAAGAAAATGAGAAGCAAAGGGCTTAA
- a CDS encoding DUF1146 family protein, producing the protein MDYLGQFAVVHLILHVVCICIAYWALHAIRLEQLFKKGYQMQVQIIMIFSAVLIGTSVSNFLVDLLYFSTQIKYLFN; encoded by the coding sequence ATGGATTATTTAGGTCAATTCGCAGTTGTACATCTAATATTGCATGTAGTTTGTATATGCATCGCGTATTGGGCACTTCATGCGATTCGTCTAGAGCAATTATTTAAAAAAGGGTACCAGATGCAAGTGCAAATAATAATGATTTTTAGTGCAGTATTAATCGGTACATCAGTGAGCAATTTTCTAGTGGATTTATTATATTTTTCGACGCAGATTAAATATCTATTTAACTAA
- a CDS encoding F0F1 ATP synthase subunit epsilon has product MKTLTLDIVTPNGSVYKEDDVEIVVLQTTAGEMGVMYGHIPTVAPLKIGHIKVTKDGKSDYIAVTEGFAEVRQEKVNILVQAAESAEDIDLERAKSAKERATFYLDDDADDTDHKRASRALKRAENRIEVAKYK; this is encoded by the coding sequence ATGAAAACATTAACCTTAGATATCGTCACTCCTAATGGTTCTGTTTACAAAGAGGACGATGTAGAAATCGTTGTCTTACAAACTACAGCAGGCGAAATGGGTGTGATGTATGGTCACATTCCGACGGTTGCACCATTGAAAATCGGTCATATTAAAGTGACTAAAGATGGTAAATCGGACTATATAGCTGTAACTGAAGGGTTTGCTGAAGTACGTCAAGAGAAAGTCAATATTCTTGTTCAAGCTGCTGAATCTGCAGAGGATATTGATTTAGAGCGTGCCAAGTCAGCTAAAGAACGTGCAACTTTCTATTTAGATGATGATGCTGATGACACAGATCATAAGCGTGCCTCACGTGCATTAAAGCGTGCAGAGAATCGAATTGAAGTAGCTAAATATAAATAA
- the atpD gene encoding F0F1 ATP synthase subunit beta — translation MGLGRVTQVMGPVIDVRFDEHNIPNINNALTIEVPRDGETESLTLEVALHLGDDLVRTIAMDSTDGIKRGAEVKDTGAPISVPVGDATLGRVFNVLGDHIDLDGEIDASVRRDPIHRQAPQFDELSTEVEILETGIKVVDLLAPYIKGGKIGLFGGAGVGKTVLIQELINNIAQEHGGISVFAGVGERTREGNDLYYEMKDSGVIAKTAMVFGQMNEPPGARMRVALSGLTMAEYFRDEQGQDVLLFIDNIFRFTQAGSEVSALLGRMPSAVGYQPTLATEMGQLQERITSTNKGSVTSIQAVFVPADDYTDPAPATAFAHLDATTNLERKLSEMGIYPAVDPLASTSRALEPTIVGQEHYEVARQVQSTLQKYRELQDIIAILGMDELSDEDKKTVERARRIQFFLSQNFHVAEQFTGQKGSYVPVKQTVQDFKAILEGKYDHIPEDAFRLVGGIDDVIEKAKDMGVEV, via the coding sequence ATGGGATTAGGCCGTGTAACTCAGGTCATGGGACCAGTAATTGATGTGCGTTTTGATGAGCATAATATTCCTAACATTAATAACGCACTTACAATTGAAGTGCCTAGAGACGGCGAAACTGAAAGTCTTACTTTAGAAGTCGCACTTCATTTAGGTGATGACTTAGTTCGTACAATTGCAATGGATTCAACAGATGGAATTAAACGTGGTGCAGAGGTCAAAGATACAGGAGCGCCAATTAGTGTGCCTGTAGGTGATGCAACATTAGGACGTGTATTTAATGTATTAGGGGATCATATTGACTTAGATGGTGAAATTGACGCTTCTGTTCGTCGTGACCCTATTCACAGACAAGCACCACAATTTGATGAATTATCAACAGAAGTTGAAATATTAGAAACAGGTATTAAAGTTGTAGACTTACTTGCGCCTTATATTAAAGGTGGAAAAATCGGTCTATTTGGCGGTGCCGGAGTAGGTAAAACAGTATTAATCCAAGAATTGATTAATAACATTGCACAAGAGCATGGTGGTATTTCTGTGTTTGCAGGTGTAGGTGAACGTACTCGTGAAGGTAACGACCTTTATTATGAAATGAAAGATAGTGGCGTTATCGCAAAAACTGCGATGGTATTCGGTCAAATGAATGAGCCTCCTGGTGCACGTATGCGTGTAGCACTTTCAGGTTTAACAATGGCAGAATATTTCCGTGATGAACAAGGTCAAGACGTGTTACTTTTCATCGACAATATTTTCCGTTTCACACAAGCTGGTTCAGAGGTATCTGCGTTATTAGGGCGTATGCCATCTGCCGTTGGTTACCAACCAACACTAGCAACTGAAATGGGTCAATTACAAGAACGTATTACATCAACAAATAAAGGTTCAGTTACATCTATTCAAGCTGTATTCGTTCCAGCCGATGACTATACTGACCCAGCACCAGCTACAGCATTTGCTCACTTAGATGCAACAACGAACTTAGAACGTAAATTAAGTGAAATGGGTATCTATCCAGCTGTGGATCCTTTAGCATCAACATCACGTGCACTTGAACCAACAATCGTTGGTCAAGAACATTACGAAGTTGCTCGACAAGTGCAATCTACGTTACAAAAGTATCGTGAATTACAAGATATCATTGCTATCTTAGGTATGGATGAGTTATCTGATGAAGATAAGAAAACTGTTGAACGTGCACGTCGTATTCAATTCTTCTTATCACAAAACTTCCATGTTGCAGAACAATTTACAGGTCAAAAAGGTTCATATGTGCCTGTTAAACAAACTGTACAAGACTTTAAAGCCATTTTGGAAGGTAAATATGACCACATCCCAGAAGATGCTTTCCGTCTAGTTGGTGGTATTGATGATGTTATCGAAAAAGCTAAAGACATGGGTGTTGAAGTTTAA